One genomic region from Streptomyces sp. NBC_01304 encodes:
- a CDS encoding GntR family transcriptional regulator produces MSEASPRGTYLVISEALRKGIEEGEIVDDLPSEADLVRTHGVARNTIRRALKALETEGVLESAPGVGWRVSRGGDRRPLVDRMIAVIEEDSLVIGDTYPSEAKLCERFGVSRTAVRRGLAQMEGTGLLATVHGKGRTVRALPVSSGRP; encoded by the coding sequence GTGTCGGAGGCCAGTCCGCGCGGAACCTACCTGGTGATCTCGGAGGCCCTTCGGAAGGGAATCGAAGAGGGCGAGATCGTCGACGATCTGCCGTCCGAGGCTGACCTTGTACGTACGCACGGGGTCGCGCGCAACACAATTCGCCGGGCTCTCAAGGCCCTGGAAACCGAAGGTGTCCTTGAGTCCGCCCCTGGGGTGGGGTGGCGGGTCTCTCGGGGTGGTGACCGGCGCCCGCTCGTGGATCGCATGATTGCGGTGATCGAAGAGGACTCGCTCGTGATCGGGGATACGTATCCGTCCGAGGCCAAGCTCTGCGAGCGGTTCGGTGTATCCCGTACTGCCGTGCGGCGCGGCCTTGCCCAGATGGAGGGAACTGGCCTGCTAGCCACCGTCCATGGCAAGGGGCGCACCGTTCGCGCTCTCCCGGTTTCCAGCGGTCGGCCGTAG
- a CDS encoding HD domain-containing protein, producing MGLTEWAYALSESLLAEPLPRRWSHSLGVAKRARALGPILGDDAELLEVAAVLHDIGYSPAIATTGFHPLDGARFLRDQEGADERVIRLVAHHSCALLEAEERGLRSELESEFELERPELVDALLFCDMTTTPNGGHTTPAERLDEIVQRYGPDTIVGRFIQRAAPEIHAAAQRVEDRLAHA from the coding sequence ATGGGACTGACTGAGTGGGCGTACGCGCTTTCCGAATCACTTCTGGCCGAACCCCTGCCGCGTAGGTGGTCGCACTCTCTCGGGGTCGCCAAGCGCGCCCGCGCCCTGGGGCCGATCCTCGGGGACGATGCGGAGCTGCTCGAAGTAGCCGCGGTCTTGCACGACATCGGTTACTCGCCCGCGATCGCGACCACCGGCTTTCATCCGCTCGATGGGGCCCGATTCCTCCGCGACCAGGAGGGGGCAGACGAGCGGGTCATCCGCCTCGTGGCCCATCACTCCTGTGCCCTGCTCGAAGCTGAGGAACGTGGTCTCCGGTCGGAGTTGGAGAGCGAGTTCGAGCTTGAGCGCCCGGAGCTGGTCGACGCGCTGTTGTTCTGCGACATGACGACCACGCCGAACGGCGGGCATACCACGCCGGCCGAACGGCTCGACGAGATCGTGCAGCGATATGGGCCGGACACCATCGTCGGCCGGTTCATCCAACGTGCGGCACCGGAGATTCACGCTGCCGCACAGCGAGTGGAGGACCGACTAGCTCACGCGTGA
- a CDS encoding NUDIX hydrolase has translation MSRIDYYRDLNAPKANSVVPSVTAVVCDDAGRVLLIHKTDNDLWALPGGGHDIGESVGDTVVREVMEETGIAVDIDNIVGLYTDPQHVMAYDDGEVRQQFSICFRAHPTGGSLQTSSESKEVRWINPADLDGLDIHPSMRLRIEHGLDSSRQEPYIG, from the coding sequence ATGAGCCGAATCGACTACTACCGAGACCTCAACGCCCCCAAGGCCAACTCTGTCGTTCCCTCGGTCACTGCAGTGGTCTGCGACGACGCCGGAAGGGTCCTGCTTATCCACAAGACCGACAACGACCTGTGGGCACTGCCTGGAGGTGGTCACGACATCGGCGAGAGCGTCGGTGACACGGTCGTCCGCGAGGTGATGGAAGAGACGGGTATTGCCGTCGACATCGACAACATCGTGGGGCTCTACACCGACCCCCAGCACGTCATGGCGTACGACGACGGAGAGGTGCGTCAGCAGTTCTCCATCTGCTTCCGAGCCCACCCCACGGGTGGCTCACTGCAGACAAGCAGCGAGTCAAAGGAGGTCCGCTGGATCAATCCAGCGGACCTCGATGGCCTCGACATTCACCCGTCGATGCGGCTGCGCATTGAGCATGGCTTGGACAGCTCACGCCAGGAGCCGTACATCGGCTGA
- a CDS encoding helix-turn-helix domain-containing protein, producing MANERLRGAIVDLGMTFDEVAERLGVSAKTVERWINDPERKPYRRFQYATASLLKCEVSYLWPDERTSAEVTASGNAELVKLYPHRSVVMQSLWPKLYGQATRQFDVLVYSGFWLTEDPAFLRIVKEKSANGVPIRFMLGDPLSQAVAVRGEDEGIGEAMAGKIRNALLNYRSIFGLPGVEFRLHGTTLYNSIYRADDEMLANGHLYGVGAYMAPVLHLQRVPGGELFDAYAESVERVWESARPISSPTDWEGTQA from the coding sequence GTGGCGAACGAGCGGCTACGTGGCGCGATCGTGGACTTGGGCATGACGTTCGATGAAGTCGCAGAACGCCTGGGTGTGTCGGCCAAGACGGTCGAACGCTGGATCAACGACCCGGAGCGGAAGCCCTACCGGCGATTCCAGTACGCGACGGCTTCGCTGTTGAAATGCGAGGTGTCGTACCTCTGGCCGGATGAGCGGACCTCAGCGGAGGTCACAGCCTCTGGCAACGCCGAGTTGGTGAAGCTCTATCCGCACCGCTCCGTCGTGATGCAGAGCCTGTGGCCGAAGCTCTACGGCCAAGCAACGCGGCAGTTCGACGTGTTGGTGTACTCCGGGTTCTGGCTGACCGAAGATCCGGCCTTCCTTCGCATCGTGAAGGAGAAGTCAGCAAACGGGGTGCCGATCCGGTTCATGCTCGGTGACCCGCTAAGCCAGGCCGTGGCCGTGCGAGGGGAGGACGAGGGAATCGGCGAAGCGATGGCAGGAAAGATCCGGAACGCGCTCCTGAACTACCGATCGATCTTCGGGCTTCCCGGGGTGGAGTTCCGCCTGCACGGCACCACGCTCTACAACTCGATCTACCGTGCCGATGACGAGATGCTGGCCAACGGCCATCTCTACGGCGTCGGCGCGTACATGGCTCCCGTCCTGCACCTGCAACGCGTGCCCGGCGGTGAACTCTTCGACGCATACGCTGAGAGCGTCGAACGGGTGTGGGAGTCGGCCCGCCCCATCTCGTCACCCACCGATTGGGAAGGCACCCAGGCATGA